A region of Stigmatella erecta DNA encodes the following proteins:
- a CDS encoding MnhB domain-containing protein has product MNSVVLRAVARTMTPVLLQLSLVLLVRGHNAPGGGFVGGLMTSAALILYLIAYGTGTVRRLVRVSPLKLMAMGLVVTLGTAALPLVTGQPFLRSAWTELALPWGGHLALGTPMLFDVGVYLVVVGATLGFILALAEGEGSEGGRKEDL; this is encoded by the coding sequence ATGAACTCGGTGGTGTTGCGCGCGGTGGCCCGGACCATGACGCCCGTGCTGCTCCAGCTGTCGCTGGTGCTGCTGGTGCGCGGGCACAACGCGCCCGGCGGAGGCTTCGTCGGGGGCCTCATGACGTCCGCGGCCCTCATCCTCTACCTCATCGCCTACGGCACCGGCACGGTGCGCAGGCTCGTGCGCGTGTCCCCCCTGAAGCTGATGGCGATGGGGCTGGTGGTGACGCTGGGCACCGCGGCGCTGCCCCTCGTGACGGGCCAGCCCTTCCTGCGCTCGGCCTGGACGGAGCTGGCGCTGCCCTGGGGCGGCCACCTGGCGCTGGGCACGCCGATGCTCTTCGACGTGGGGGTGTACCTGGTGGTGGTGGGCGCGACGCTGGGCTTCATCCTCGCCCTGGCGGAGGGAGAAGGCTCCGAGGGCGGCCGCAAGGAGGACCTCTGA
- a CDS encoding NADH-quinone oxidoreductase subunit K → METGLILAVGMLYAAAIYCMLRRSTVRLSLGLVLLGSATNLALFTTNKVTRSGPPLLPKDGMLAGPVADPVPQAFILTAIVINFGMLALLLVLVHLAERTVGSDEMKHLNTEVPPPSVPHE, encoded by the coding sequence ATGGAGACAGGACTCATCCTGGCCGTGGGGATGCTCTACGCGGCCGCCATCTACTGCATGCTTCGCCGCAGCACCGTGCGGCTGTCGCTGGGGCTGGTGCTGCTCGGCAGCGCCACCAACCTGGCGCTGTTCACCACCAACAAGGTGACGCGCTCAGGGCCGCCCCTGCTGCCCAAGGACGGCATGCTGGCGGGGCCCGTGGCGGATCCCGTCCCCCAGGCCTTCATCCTCACGGCCATCGTCATCAACTTCGGCATGCTCGCGCTGCTGCTGGTGCTGGTGCACCTGGCCGAGCGCACGGTGGGCAGTGACGAGATGAAGCACCTGAACACCGAAGTGCCCCCTCCCAGCGTGCCCCACGAATGA
- a CDS encoding DUF1521 domain-containing protein: protein MVKSTLSSLKTQMAQLQALLKGDKFQKHSGGHHAGGHGKPSACHPAPPSRQDATHPAGSLKTDANGTITTPGGYKIEATGQFDWKITGPDGKETKVWGDPHVAEGDGGKWDFKRDSTFVLGDGTRINASTVPYGKDATVTGSLEIISGNDRVQVTDIDKGKGKTGPVTADGFAHANSFGGKDVFVMGKESDDWSFQGREIVGSENLGETFKLGNPLEAGQGRPGLQGVKGQGLPNPKQNHYLQQMNQLFSSMASLFSSMSSLSGALSQHNSQNRFCGSGGSDNWMSNRQGQLGNSFQDIGRMFDMFARMDSLNRSIQSMRGMQMA from the coding sequence ATGGTGAAGAGCACCCTCTCGTCCCTGAAGACGCAGATGGCCCAGCTCCAGGCGCTCTTGAAGGGGGACAAGTTCCAGAAGCACTCGGGAGGCCATCATGCCGGGGGGCACGGAAAGCCCTCGGCTTGCCATCCCGCCCCGCCGTCGCGCCAGGACGCCACCCACCCCGCGGGCAGCCTGAAGACGGACGCGAACGGCACCATCACCACGCCGGGCGGTTACAAGATCGAAGCCACGGGCCAGTTCGACTGGAAGATCACCGGTCCCGACGGCAAGGAGACCAAGGTGTGGGGGGATCCGCACGTGGCCGAGGGCGACGGCGGCAAGTGGGACTTCAAGCGCGACAGCACCTTCGTGCTGGGCGATGGCACCCGCATCAACGCCTCCACCGTGCCCTACGGCAAGGACGCGACGGTGACCGGGAGCCTGGAGATCATCTCCGGCAATGACCGGGTCCAGGTGACGGACATCGACAAGGGCAAGGGCAAGACGGGCCCCGTCACGGCGGACGGCTTCGCGCACGCCAACAGCTTTGGCGGCAAGGACGTGTTCGTCATGGGCAAGGAGTCCGACGACTGGTCCTTCCAGGGCCGGGAAATCGTGGGCAGCGAGAACCTGGGGGAGACCTTCAAGCTGGGCAACCCGCTGGAGGCGGGCCAGGGCCGCCCCGGGCTCCAAGGCGTGAAAGGCCAGGGGCTGCCCAACCCCAAGCAGAACCACTACCTCCAGCAGATGAACCAGCTGTTCAGCAGCATGGCCTCGCTGTTCTCGAGCATGTCGTCGCTCAGCGGCGCCCTCTCGCAGCACAACAGCCAGAACCGCTTCTGTGGCAGCGGGGGCTCGGACAACTGGATGTCCAACCGCCAGGGCCAGCTGGGCAACAGCTTCCAGGACATCGGCCGGATGTTCGACATGTTCGCGCGCATGGATTCGCTCAACCGCAGCATCCAGTCGATGCGTGGCATGCAGATGGCGTGA
- a CDS encoding serine/threonine-protein kinase, which yields MSLNLDEPFGRYELVSQLGRGGMAEVYRARLLGEAGVTKPVLIKKVLPEFATDPAFISMFINEARISATLSHGNIAQVYDFGRVGEEYFLAMEFVDGQPLHRVLKRALHAGMPSMPVPVALFIALEMCRGLHYAHTRTDAQGHPLGLVHRDISPDNVLVSYEGQVKIVDFGIAKARALRGLTTEPGIVKGKYLFFSPEQARGEEVTPHTDVWATGVVLYELLCGRMPVEGPPHVVIPRLVRGEFPRPSEVRPGISPSLDGLVMQALAVNKQERYESSHAFADVLAEALHAAMPRFSALSLSYFVQELFREYLKDQGRKVQVPAAFQAQMAQWRCELPTAPYKEPPSFAEPPLSSAPLAVPAPRPAPQPPAASGPLAPEPPRPSRLPLILAAGVGVTLLGTMLASLLWMRPEPPPAAKAAPPPPEPGAAPSASPPPPVEPPPVQAATAPPAEPVTPPAEPAPAGVPPEAEPAPGRASASYPVEAIRLDARNDVIDTQSVTQVLELKPGSTYRVSEPEPPRDSAPLFFWLDGPGLRAKDGVGVLSQKPLSVKGATALKVFALKPLPAGAPDRVVLVENLQRKERQRLTVTPGTAASTERAFELKNLDAASSYRLLLVPLGAGASTRGEQAGPLESLACARLPVEGASAREQQFLFREGASLEVTGATNLLCGFLDDDPSDNQGELQIRITRTSGGPAWPLPSAAPLVMPQKTGETQRLFTEAQQRFDERQYDRAAILAARCLSLEPSDADCHLLAAATYASIPGQVEKAARHYRTFLRLAPQHPLATSIRRSLAEYEEQKRQAPPTP from the coding sequence ATGTCCCTCAACCTGGATGAGCCCTTCGGCCGGTACGAGCTGGTGTCCCAGCTTGGGCGCGGCGGCATGGCCGAGGTCTACCGCGCCCGGCTCCTGGGCGAAGCGGGCGTCACCAAGCCCGTGCTCATCAAGAAGGTGCTGCCGGAGTTCGCCACGGATCCGGCCTTCATCAGCATGTTCATCAACGAGGCGCGCATCTCCGCGACGCTCTCGCACGGCAACATCGCGCAGGTGTACGACTTCGGCCGGGTGGGCGAGGAGTACTTCCTGGCCATGGAGTTCGTGGACGGCCAGCCCCTGCACCGCGTCCTCAAGCGCGCGCTCCACGCGGGCATGCCCTCCATGCCGGTCCCCGTCGCGCTGTTCATCGCCCTGGAGATGTGCCGGGGGCTGCACTACGCCCACACGCGCACGGACGCCCAGGGCCACCCCCTGGGCTTGGTCCACCGGGACATCTCCCCGGACAACGTGCTCGTCAGCTACGAGGGCCAGGTCAAGATCGTCGACTTCGGCATCGCCAAGGCGCGCGCGCTGCGCGGCCTCACCACCGAGCCGGGCATCGTGAAGGGCAAGTACCTCTTCTTCTCCCCGGAGCAGGCCCGGGGCGAGGAGGTAACGCCCCACACGGACGTGTGGGCCACCGGGGTGGTGCTCTACGAGCTGCTGTGCGGCCGGATGCCCGTGGAGGGGCCGCCGCACGTGGTCATCCCCCGGCTGGTCCGGGGCGAGTTCCCGCGCCCCTCGGAGGTGAGGCCCGGGATCTCGCCCAGCCTGGATGGCCTCGTCATGCAGGCCCTGGCGGTGAACAAGCAGGAGCGCTACGAGTCCAGCCATGCCTTCGCGGACGTGCTCGCCGAGGCCCTCCATGCGGCCATGCCGCGCTTCTCGGCGCTGAGCCTCTCGTACTTCGTCCAGGAGCTGTTCCGCGAGTACCTGAAGGACCAGGGCCGCAAGGTCCAGGTTCCCGCCGCCTTCCAGGCCCAGATGGCCCAGTGGCGGTGCGAGCTGCCCACCGCTCCTTACAAGGAACCGCCTTCCTTCGCCGAGCCCCCGCTCTCCTCGGCGCCCCTCGCCGTCCCGGCGCCCCGCCCCGCCCCGCAGCCCCCCGCCGCCTCCGGGCCACTCGCGCCGGAGCCCCCTCGCCCCTCGCGCCTGCCGCTGATCCTGGCCGCGGGGGTGGGGGTGACGTTGCTGGGCACCATGCTCGCCTCGCTGCTCTGGATGAGGCCCGAGCCCCCCCCGGCCGCGAAGGCCGCGCCACCTCCGCCCGAGCCCGGGGCGGCGCCCAGCGCCTCACCGCCGCCCCCGGTGGAGCCGCCCCCGGTCCAGGCCGCCACCGCGCCCCCCGCGGAGCCCGTCACGCCTCCCGCGGAGCCCGCCCCCGCCGGGGTGCCTCCGGAGGCGGAGCCCGCGCCGGGACGCGCCTCCGCCTCCTATCCCGTAGAGGCCATCCGGCTCGATGCCCGCAACGACGTCATCGACACCCAGTCCGTCACGCAGGTGCTGGAGCTGAAGCCGGGGTCCACCTACCGCGTCTCCGAGCCCGAGCCGCCCCGGGACAGCGCGCCCTTGTTCTTCTGGCTCGACGGCCCCGGGCTGCGGGCGAAGGACGGCGTGGGCGTGCTCTCGCAGAAGCCCCTCTCCGTGAAGGGGGCCACCGCCCTCAAGGTCTTCGCGCTGAAGCCGCTGCCGGCCGGGGCCCCGGACCGCGTGGTGCTGGTGGAGAACCTCCAGCGCAAGGAGCGCCAGCGCCTCACCGTGACGCCCGGGACGGCCGCCAGCACGGAGCGCGCCTTCGAGCTCAAGAACCTGGACGCGGCCTCGTCCTACCGGCTGCTGCTGGTGCCGCTGGGCGCGGGGGCGTCCACGCGCGGGGAGCAGGCCGGGCCCCTGGAGAGCCTCGCGTGCGCGCGGCTGCCCGTGGAGGGCGCCTCCGCGCGCGAGCAGCAATTCCTCTTCCGCGAGGGCGCCTCCCTCGAGGTGACGGGCGCCACCAACCTCCTGTGCGGCTTCCTGGATGACGACCCCTCGGACAACCAGGGCGAGCTGCAGATCCGCATCACCCGCACGAGCGGAGGGCCCGCCTGGCCCCTTCCCTCCGCCGCGCCGCTGGTGATGCCCCAGAAGACCGGCGAGACGCAGCGCCTCTTCACGGAGGCCCAGCAGCGCTTCGACGAGCGCCAGTACGACCGGGCCGCGATCCTCGCCGCGCGGTGCCTCTCCCTGGAGCCCTCGGACGCGGACTGCCACCTGCTCGCCGCCGCCACCTACGCCTCGATTCCGGGCCAGGTGGAGAAGGCCGCCCGGCACTACCGGACCTTCCTGCGGCTGGCGCCCCAGCACCCGCTCGCCACGTCCATCCGGCGAAGCCTGGCGGAGTACGAGGAGCAGAAGCGCCAGGCGCCGCCCACGCCCTGA
- a CDS encoding Na+/H+ antiporter subunit E, translating into MSALLWNLVLALLWGAVQDDMSLGTLAIGFVLGLVLLAFISPQPGPSPYARKWLDILKLLGLFVREVITTNWRLALEIATPGIKSRPAIYAFETEARTELEVTLLLLIINFTPGSLGLEISEDGKVLYIHNMFTTTREAFIRNMRENVERPLLRVLR; encoded by the coding sequence ATGAGCGCGTTGCTGTGGAACCTGGTGCTGGCGCTGCTGTGGGGCGCGGTGCAGGACGACATGAGCCTGGGCACCCTGGCCATCGGCTTCGTGCTGGGCCTGGTGCTGCTGGCGTTCATCTCGCCGCAGCCGGGCCCCTCGCCCTATGCGCGCAAGTGGCTGGACATCCTCAAGCTGCTGGGGCTGTTCGTGCGCGAGGTCATCACCACCAACTGGCGCCTGGCGCTGGAGATCGCCACCCCGGGCATCAAGAGCCGGCCCGCCATCTACGCCTTCGAGACGGAGGCGCGCACGGAGCTGGAGGTGACGCTGCTGCTGCTCATCATCAACTTCACCCCCGGCTCGCTGGGGCTGGAAATCTCGGAGGACGGCAAGGTGCTGTACATCCACAACATGTTCACCACGACCCGGGAGGCGTTCATCCGGAACATGCGGGAGAACGTGGAACGCCCCCTGCTCCGGGTGCTGCGATGA
- a CDS encoding monovalent cation/H+ antiporter complex subunit F: protein MSGWFEALLRGVLTVLGASALLTLVRLIIGPTLPDRVVALDLIALQMVGGIAVYAMLTHEPGLLNVALVLAIISSLGTIAIARYLFQGGKGEP from the coding sequence ATGAGCGGCTGGTTCGAGGCGCTGCTGCGCGGGGTGCTGACGGTGCTGGGGGCCTCGGCGCTGCTCACGCTCGTGCGGCTCATCATCGGCCCCACGCTGCCGGACCGGGTGGTGGCCCTGGACCTCATCGCCCTGCAGATGGTGGGCGGCATCGCCGTGTACGCGATGCTCACCCACGAGCCGGGGTTGCTGAACGTGGCGCTGGTGCTGGCCATCATCAGCTCGCTGGGGACCATCGCCATCGCCCGCTACCTCTTTCAGGGCGGAAAGGGCGAGCCATGA
- a CDS encoding proton-conducting transporter membrane subunit produces the protein MKNLLILPVLIPLAAAALSLLLPARAGLRRALALGATAALTGVAAGLLSTVWHQGVQVLRVGGWEAPVGITLAADLLSAMMVLLSGTMSFLCVVYSAGSLEARQEAGAHYPLVLVMLAGVCGSFLTADLFNLFVWFELMLVASFVLLALEAERERLEACLKYMTLSLLGSALFLIALALLYAVGGSLNLADLAQRLPGTRQPPLATAAAMLLLAVFGLKAAAFPFSFWLPAAYHTPPVAVTALFSAMLTKVGVYALYRTFPLLFAGDLGLTQPVILAMAVLSMGAGVTGAVVQYDVRRLLAFEIISQVGYLLVGLGLSTRAALAAAIAYWVHYVCAKSALFFVTGAVERVTGTHQLEKMGGLSRTHPLLGLLFLVPALSLAGIPPFSGFFAKMALLRAALRAESWGVAAAGAAVGLLTLYILMKVWREVFWKTPPQEARGSPGSLAVLGPCVVLALVMVGLGLGAQPLFVLSDAAAGQLLDRDTYIHAVLGGGP, from the coding sequence ATGAAGAACCTCCTCATCCTGCCCGTGCTCATTCCCCTGGCGGCCGCCGCGCTGAGCCTGCTGCTGCCCGCACGCGCGGGGCTCCGGCGGGCGCTGGCCCTGGGGGCCACCGCGGCCCTCACGGGCGTGGCCGCGGGGCTGCTGTCCACCGTGTGGCACCAGGGCGTGCAGGTGCTCCGGGTGGGCGGCTGGGAGGCCCCGGTGGGCATCACCCTGGCGGCGGATCTGCTCAGCGCGATGATGGTGCTGCTGTCCGGGACGATGAGCTTCCTGTGCGTGGTGTACTCGGCCGGCTCCCTGGAGGCCCGGCAGGAGGCCGGGGCGCACTACCCGCTCGTGCTGGTGATGCTGGCCGGGGTGTGCGGCAGCTTCCTCACCGCGGACCTGTTCAACCTCTTCGTCTGGTTCGAGCTGATGCTCGTCGCCTCCTTCGTGCTGCTGGCGCTGGAGGCGGAGCGGGAGCGGCTGGAGGCGTGCCTCAAGTACATGACGCTCAGCCTGCTGGGCTCGGCGCTGTTCCTCATCGCGCTGGCGCTGCTCTACGCGGTGGGCGGCTCGCTGAACCTGGCGGACCTGGCCCAGCGGCTGCCCGGCACGCGGCAGCCGCCCCTGGCCACGGCGGCGGCCATGCTGCTGCTGGCGGTGTTCGGGCTGAAGGCCGCGGCCTTCCCGTTCTCCTTCTGGTTGCCGGCCGCGTACCACACGCCCCCGGTGGCGGTGACGGCCCTGTTCTCCGCGATGCTCACCAAGGTGGGCGTCTACGCCCTGTACCGCACTTTTCCCCTGCTCTTCGCGGGGGACCTGGGGCTGACACAGCCGGTGATCCTGGCCATGGCGGTGCTCAGCATGGGGGCGGGGGTGACGGGGGCGGTGGTGCAGTACGACGTCCGCCGGCTGCTCGCCTTCGAGATCATCAGCCAGGTGGGCTACCTGCTGGTGGGCCTCGGCCTGTCCACCCGGGCGGCGCTGGCGGCGGCCATCGCCTACTGGGTGCACTACGTCTGCGCCAAGTCGGCGCTCTTCTTCGTCACCGGGGCCGTGGAGCGGGTGACGGGCACGCACCAGTTGGAGAAGATGGGGGGGCTGTCGCGCACGCACCCGCTGCTGGGGCTGCTGTTCCTCGTGCCCGCGCTGTCGCTCGCGGGCATCCCGCCGTTCTCGGGCTTCTTCGCCAAGATGGCGCTCCTGCGCGCGGCGCTCCGGGCCGAGTCCTGGGGCGTGGCGGCCGCGGGGGCGGCGGTGGGGCTGCTCACGCTCTACATCCTGATGAAGGTGTGGCGGGAGGTGTTCTGGAAGACGCCGCCCCAGGAGGCCCGGGGCTCGCCGGGCTCCCTGGCCGTGCTGGGCCCGTGCGTGGTGCTGGCGCTGGTGATGGTGGGGCTGGGGCTCGGCGCGCAGCCGCTGTTCGTGCTCTCCGACGCGGCGGCGGGCCAGCTCCTGGACCGGGACACGTACATCCACGCGGTGCTGGGGGGTGGGCCATGA
- a CDS encoding MGH1-like glycoside hydrolase domain-containing protein, with protein sequence MSQASTQGLGAEARRLAEDEHRASNWKRWGPYLAERQWGTVREDYSPGGTNWTDFPHEHARSRAYRWGEDGLLGITDRQGRMCFSVALWNEKDPFLKERLFGLTGPQGNHGEDVKEEYFYLDSTPTHSYMKALYKYPQAEFPYERLVQENQRRGRHETEFELADTGIFHERRYFDVFAEYAKEGPDDLLIRLTVANRGPVAARLHVLPTLWFRNTWAWGRTGEGYWAKPRVAAHGEDALAAGQTSLGHYRLHAQAPAGGLPPERLFTGNETNFQRLYGVPNKAPYVKDAFHDAVVRGQRDAVNPAQEGTKAAFHYVLEIPAGGSVVLPLRLFSEAQAPEALFGEAFDQVFAQRIAEADAFYASRFPHALGDEERRVARQACAGLLWTKQFYHYAVKPWLEGDPTAPPPSPARLQGRNREWGHLYNRDIISVPDKWEYPWYAAWDTAFHMVPFARLDPLFAKEQLLLFLREWFMHPNGQIPAYEFEFSDVNPPVHAWACWRVYKLTGAHGKRDRLFLARSFQKLLLNFTWWVNRKDVDGLNLFSGGFLGLDNIGVFDRSKPLPTGGHLHQADGTAWMAFFCTTMLSMALELAQEDPAYEDIASKFFEHFVAIVDAMNHLGGTGLWDEEDGFYYDELKLEGRATPLRVRSMVGLVPLFAAEVLEDRVLDRLPGFARRLRWFLENRSDLAQNTSYMAVCQRTGLGGRRLLAIPSRERLTRVLRRVLDPREFLSDYGIRSLSRMHAEAPFVFHAGREEHRVAYVPGESDSGMFGGNSNWRGPVWFPLNYLLIEALERYHHFYGDEFQVECPTGSGQMMSLAQVARELSSRLCRLFLPDGAGQRPCHGEDARFVEDPDFRELVLFHEYFHGDSGRGLGAAHQTGWTALVVQCLARQSPASKGQELPLTEGG encoded by the coding sequence ATGAGTCAGGCTTCGACACAAGGGCTTGGCGCCGAGGCGCGCCGGTTGGCGGAAGACGAGCATCGCGCATCCAACTGGAAGCGCTGGGGGCCCTACCTCGCGGAGCGCCAGTGGGGCACCGTGCGCGAGGACTATTCCCCGGGCGGGACGAACTGGACGGACTTCCCCCACGAGCACGCCCGGAGCCGCGCCTACCGCTGGGGCGAGGACGGGCTGCTGGGCATCACCGACCGCCAGGGCCGCATGTGCTTCTCCGTGGCGCTGTGGAACGAGAAGGATCCGTTCCTCAAGGAGCGTCTCTTCGGCCTCACAGGGCCCCAGGGCAACCACGGCGAGGACGTGAAGGAGGAGTACTTCTACCTCGACTCCACGCCGACCCACTCGTACATGAAGGCGCTCTACAAGTACCCGCAGGCGGAGTTCCCCTACGAGCGCCTCGTGCAGGAGAACCAGCGCCGGGGCCGGCACGAGACCGAGTTCGAGCTGGCCGACACGGGCATCTTCCACGAGCGCCGCTACTTCGACGTCTTCGCCGAGTACGCCAAGGAGGGCCCGGATGATCTGCTCATCCGCCTCACCGTGGCCAACCGGGGGCCCGTGGCCGCGCGCCTCCACGTGCTGCCCACGCTCTGGTTCCGCAACACCTGGGCTTGGGGCCGCACTGGAGAGGGCTACTGGGCCAAGCCGCGGGTGGCAGCCCACGGCGAGGACGCCCTGGCCGCGGGTCAGACTTCACTGGGCCACTACCGGCTCCATGCCCAGGCGCCCGCGGGCGGCCTGCCCCCGGAGCGGCTGTTCACCGGGAACGAGACGAACTTCCAGCGGCTCTACGGGGTGCCGAACAAGGCCCCCTATGTGAAGGACGCCTTTCACGACGCCGTGGTGCGCGGGCAGCGGGACGCCGTCAACCCGGCGCAGGAGGGCACCAAGGCGGCGTTCCACTACGTGCTGGAGATACCCGCTGGGGGCTCGGTGGTCCTCCCCCTGCGGCTCTTCTCCGAGGCCCAGGCGCCCGAGGCCCTCTTCGGCGAGGCGTTCGACCAGGTGTTCGCGCAGCGCATCGCCGAGGCGGATGCGTTCTACGCCTCCCGGTTCCCGCACGCGCTGGGTGACGAGGAGCGGCGCGTGGCGCGGCAGGCCTGCGCGGGCCTGCTGTGGACGAAGCAGTTCTACCACTACGCGGTGAAGCCCTGGCTGGAGGGAGACCCCACCGCCCCGCCGCCGTCCCCGGCCCGCCTCCAGGGGCGCAACCGGGAGTGGGGCCACCTCTACAACCGGGACATCATCTCCGTGCCGGACAAGTGGGAGTACCCCTGGTACGCGGCCTGGGACACGGCCTTCCACATGGTCCCCTTCGCCCGCCTGGATCCGCTCTTCGCCAAGGAGCAGCTGCTGCTCTTCCTGCGCGAGTGGTTCATGCACCCCAACGGCCAGATTCCCGCCTACGAGTTCGAGTTCTCGGACGTGAACCCGCCCGTGCACGCGTGGGCGTGCTGGCGCGTCTACAAGCTGACGGGGGCGCACGGGAAGCGGGACCGGCTCTTCCTGGCGCGCTCCTTCCAGAAGCTCCTGCTCAACTTCACCTGGTGGGTGAACCGCAAGGACGTGGACGGGCTCAACCTCTTCTCCGGTGGCTTCCTCGGCCTGGACAACATCGGCGTCTTCGACCGCTCCAAGCCGCTGCCCACTGGCGGGCACCTGCACCAGGCGGACGGCACCGCGTGGATGGCCTTCTTCTGCACCACCATGCTCTCCATGGCCCTGGAGCTGGCGCAGGAGGACCCCGCGTACGAGGACATCGCCTCCAAGTTCTTCGAGCACTTCGTCGCCATCGTGGACGCGATGAACCACCTGGGCGGCACGGGCCTGTGGGACGAGGAGGACGGCTTCTACTACGACGAGCTCAAGCTGGAGGGGCGCGCCACCCCCCTGCGCGTGCGCTCGATGGTGGGGCTGGTGCCGCTGTTCGCCGCCGAGGTGCTGGAGGACCGCGTCCTCGACCGGCTTCCCGGCTTCGCCCGGCGGCTGCGGTGGTTCCTGGAGAACCGCTCCGACCTGGCGCAGAACACCTCCTATATGGCGGTGTGCCAGCGCACGGGCCTGGGCGGCCGGCGCCTGCTGGCCATTCCCTCCCGGGAGCGCCTGACGCGGGTGCTGCGGCGGGTGCTGGATCCCCGGGAGTTCCTCTCGGATTACGGCATCCGGTCCCTGTCCCGGATGCATGCCGAGGCGCCCTTCGTGTTCCACGCGGGGCGCGAGGAGCACCGCGTGGCGTACGTGCCGGGCGAGTCCGACAGCGGCATGTTCGGGGGCAACTCCAACTGGCGCGGGCCGGTGTGGTTTCCGCTCAACTACCTGCTCATCGAGGCGCTGGAGCGCTACCACCACTTCTATGGGGATGAGTTCCAGGTGGAGTGCCCCACCGGCTCGGGGCAGATGATGTCCCTGGCGCAGGTGGCCCGCGAGCTCTCCTCCCGGCTGTGCCGCCTGTTCCTTCCGGACGGCGCGGGGCAGCGCCCCTGCCATGGCGAGGACGCGCGCTTCGTGGAGGACCCGGACTTCCGCGAGCTGGTCCTCTTCCACGAGTACTTCCACGGCGACTCCGGCCGGGGGCTCGGGGCCGCCCACCAGACTGGCTGGACGGCCCTCGTGGTGCAGTGCCTGGCCCGTCAGTCACCGGCCAGCAAGGGGCAGGAGCTGCCCCTCACCGAGGGAGGCTGA
- the mnhG gene encoding monovalent cation/H(+) antiporter subunit G: protein MREVITAVFLGVGALAMLLAGLGMVRLPDLFLRLQATAKAATLGVGGLLCAAAVNTGSLGGVAHALLTVLFLFAITPVATLLIARAAFHAGVPLWKKTGENDLAEKYRAEARPPSADSLIDGQ, encoded by the coding sequence ATGAGGGAAGTCATCACCGCGGTGTTCCTGGGGGTGGGCGCGCTGGCCATGCTGCTGGCGGGGCTGGGCATGGTGCGGCTGCCGGACCTCTTCCTGCGCCTGCAGGCCACGGCCAAGGCGGCCACCCTGGGCGTGGGCGGGCTGCTCTGCGCGGCGGCGGTGAACACCGGCAGCCTGGGGGGCGTGGCCCACGCGCTGTTGACCGTGCTCTTCCTCTTCGCCATCACCCCCGTGGCCACCCTGCTCATTGCCCGGGCCGCGTTCCACGCGGGCGTGCCGCTGTGGAAGAAGACCGGCGAGAACGACCTGGCGGAGAAGTACCGCGCCGAGGCCCGGCCCCCGAGCGCCGACTCGCTGATCGACGGCCAGTAG
- a CDS encoding tetratricopeptide repeat protein → MNTNSQPASPSLPPNSGLSQRLIAGELTPAQFLGLSPERMYALATRGYELMVRGHTQAAIEIFKGLTAASPYDSVFHCHLGAAYVQAERFQEALEEYNQSLQLNIANVDALGGRSELLLREGKVAEALADIQAALQLDPEAQRETTQRARTALLLLQSMAEATDASAPQQS, encoded by the coding sequence GTGAACACGAACTCCCAGCCCGCGTCCCCTTCCCTGCCCCCGAACTCCGGCCTGAGCCAGCGGCTCATCGCCGGCGAGCTCACCCCCGCGCAGTTCCTCGGCCTGTCCCCGGAGCGGATGTATGCGCTCGCCACCCGGGGCTACGAGCTGATGGTGCGTGGACACACCCAGGCCGCCATCGAGATCTTCAAGGGCCTGACCGCCGCCTCCCCGTATGACAGTGTCTTCCACTGTCACCTGGGCGCCGCCTACGTCCAAGCGGAGCGCTTCCAGGAGGCGCTGGAGGAGTACAACCAGTCCCTCCAGCTCAACATCGCCAACGTGGATGCGCTGGGCGGCCGCAGCGAGCTGCTGCTGCGCGAGGGCAAGGTGGCCGAGGCGCTCGCCGACATCCAGGCGGCCCTGCAGCTGGATCCCGAGGCCCAGCGCGAGACCACCCAGCGCGCCCGCACCGCCCTGCTGCTGCTGCAGAGCATGGCGGAGGCCACGGACGCCTCCGCCCCCCAGCAGTCCTGA